The following are encoded together in the Brassica napus cultivar Da-Ae chromosome A9, Da-Ae, whole genome shotgun sequence genome:
- the LOC106407309 gene encoding uncharacterized protein LOC106407309, whose amino-acid sequence MDSPSTQKAKPRKMKAAVKKSRVQKLLDLFYRVVEITVVMVTVAKLCYQLVIMFEDSGLSRFLINRHLAFLLGNAIVIAVAAKCGLFANQEPDARRNINDFYDQFVRESSRREQSSEEDRSKQISEDKRQSRAKQSMLENRAKQSTEDNREKQSTDKKDITVKREKQRSGSENLEGSKKSSCGRLKRSETERHADVSDDELRYKIESFIARQRRNQKDEEFCIV is encoded by the coding sequence ATGGATTCGCCTAGTACTCAAAAGGCTAAACCGAGAAAGATGAAGGCTGCTGTGAAGAAGTCTCGAGTTCAAAAACTCTTGGATTTGTTTTACCGAGTGGTCGAGATAACTGTGGTTATGGTTACAGTGGCCAAGCTCTGTTACCAACTAGTCATCATGTTCGAGGACTCTGGCCTCTCACGTTTTCTCATCAACCGTCATCTTGCTTTCCTCTTGGGGAACGCCATAGTCATCGCCGTAGCCGCCAAGTGCGGTCTCTTTGCGAATCAAGAACCTGATGCACGGAGAAACATAAATGATTTTTACGACCAGTTTGTTCGGGAGAGCTCAAGAAGAGAACAGAGCAGTGAAGAAGACAGATCAAAACAGATCAGCGAAGATAAGAGACAGAGCAGAGCAAAACAGAGCATGTTGGAGAACAGGGCGAAACAGAGTACTGAAGATAACAGAGAGAAACAGAGCACGGACAAGAAGGACATAACTGTGAAGAGAGAGAAGCAAAGGAGTGGGTCAGAGAATCTAGAGGGCTCGAAGAAGAGTTCTTGTGGAAGATTGAAGAGATCGGAGACTGAGAGACATGCTGATGTTTCTGATGATGAACTAAGGTACAAGATCGAGTCTTTCATTGCGAGACAGAGGAGGAACCAAAAGGATGAAgagttttgtattgtttaa